One window of the Gambusia affinis linkage group LG13, SWU_Gaff_1.0, whole genome shotgun sequence genome contains the following:
- the btbd3b gene encoding BTB/POZ domain-containing protein 3, translating into MVDAKGRNMKCLTFFLMLPDSVKSKSSKSSKKGNASGSSKLPPVCYEIITLRSKKKKKMSAEIFPTKKPASPTTTTTTTVQEYQQQNLNNNNTIQNCNWQGLYSTIRERNSVMFNNELMADVHFVMGQPGRTQRLPGHRYVLAVGSSVFHAMFYGELAENKDEIHIPDVEPAAFLAMLKYIYCDEIDLTADTVLATLYAAKKYIVPHLARACVNFLETSLSAKNACVLLSQSCLFEEPELTQRCWEVIDAQAELALRSEGFCDIDSQTLESILQRETLNAKEIVVFEAALSWAEAECQRQELISSTDNKRRVLGKAMYLIRIPTMALDDFANGAAQSGVLTLNETNDIFLWYTAAKKPELKFASQPRKGLTPQRCHRFQSCAYRSNQWRYRGRCDSIQFAVDKRVFIAGFGLYGSSCGSAEYSAKIELKRQGVLLGQNLNKYFSDGSSNTFPVWFEYPVQIEPDTFYTASVVLDGNELSYFGQEGMTEVQCGKVTFQFQCSSDSTNGTGVQGGQIPELIFYA; encoded by the exons ATGGTCGATGCCAAGGGAAGGAACATGAAATGTCTGACTTTCTTCTTAATGCTTCCTGACTCTGTGAAAAGCAAGTCAAGCAAAAGCTCCAAAAAAGGGAATGCCAGTGGCAGCTCCAAGCTGCCCCCAGTCTGTTATGAGATAATCACCCTGaggagcaagaagaagaagaagatgtcCGCGGAAATTTTTCCCACCAAGAAGCCGGCatcccccaccaccaccaccaccaccacggTGCAGGAgtaccagcagcagaacctcaacaacaacaacacgaTACAGAACTGCAACTGGCAGGGACTCTACTCAACTATAAGAGAAAG AAATTCAGTGATGTTCAACAATGAGCTGATGGCAGATGTTCATTTTGTCATGGGTCAGCCTGGAAGGACCCAGCGGCTGCCGGGCCACAGA TACGTACTGGCTGTAGGCAGTTCAGTGTTTCATGCCATGTTTTATGGTGAACTTGCAGAGAACAAAGATGAAATTCACATACCGGATGTGGAACCAGCAGCATTTCTGGCAATGCTAAA GTATATATACTGTGATGAAATTGACTTGACTGCTGACACCGTGCTGGCCACTCTCTATGCTGCCAAAAAGTACATTGTCCCTCACCTGGCACGGGCTTGCGTCAACTTCCTAGAGACAAGTCTGAGCGCCAAGAACGCCTGCGTGCTGCTCTCCCAGAGCTGCCTGTTCGAGGAGCCGGAGTTGACACAGCGCTGCTGGGAGGTGATTGATGCCCAGGCTGAGCTGGCATTACGTTCAGAGGGTTTCTGTGACATTGACTCCCAGACCCTGGAGAGCATCTTACAGCGAGAGACACTCAATGCTAAAGAGATAGTGGTATTCGAGGCTGCACTTAGCTGGGCTGAGGCCGAGTGTCAAAGACAGGAGCTCATATCTTCTACTGACAACAAGCGTAGGGTCCTGGGGAAGGCCATGTACCTCATACGTATCCCTACAATGGCTCTGGATGACTTTGCCAATGGAGCAGCCCAGTCTGGCGTGTTGACGCTTAATGAGACCAATGACATCTTCTTGTGGTACACGGCAGCCAAGAAGCCTGAACTTAAGTTTGCAAGTCAACCGAGAAAGGGCCTGACGCCGCAGCGTTGCCACAGATTCCAGTCCTGTGCCTATCGAAGCAATCAGTGGCGCTACCGAGGCCGCTGTGACAGCATACAGTTCGCTGTGGATAAAAGAGTTTTTATCGCAGGGTTTGGCTTGTACGGATCTAGCTGTGGCTCAGCAGAGTACAGTGCCAAGATAGAGCTGAAGCGTCAAGGTGTGCTGCTGGGACAAAACCTCAATAAATACTTCTCTGACGGGTCCAGCAATACCTTTCCAGTATGGTTCGAGTATCCAGTCCAAATTGAGCCAGATACCTTCTACACTGCCAGTGTTGTTCTGGACGGAAATGAGTTGAGCTACTTCGGACAGGAAGGGATGACAGAGGTACAGTGTGGTAAAGTGACATTCCAGTTCCAGTGCTCCTCAGACAGCACCAACGGCACCGGGGTGCAGGGAGGGCAGATTCCTGAACTTATCTTTTATGCTTGA